From a single Serratia surfactantfaciens genomic region:
- the deoD gene encoding purine-nucleoside phosphorylase, producing MATPHINAEMGDFADVVLMPGDPLRAKYIAETFLEGAVEVNNVRGMLGFTGTYKGRRISVMGHGMGIPSCSIYARELIAEFGVKKIIRVGSCGAVRDDIKLRDVVIGMGACTDSKVNRLRFKDNDYAAIADFDMVRNAVDAAAAQGIPARVGNIFSADLFYTPDPDMFQVMKKYGILGVEMEAAGIYGVAAELYEEFGCKALTICTVSDHILRHEATTAAERQTTFNEMIVIALESVLLGDKA from the coding sequence ATGGCTACGCCGCACATTAATGCTGAGATGGGTGATTTCGCTGACGTAGTACTGATGCCGGGCGATCCGCTGCGCGCAAAATACATCGCCGAAACCTTCCTGGAAGGCGCGGTGGAAGTGAACAACGTGCGCGGCATGTTGGGCTTCACCGGCACCTATAAAGGCCGCCGCATCTCCGTAATGGGCCACGGCATGGGCATCCCGTCCTGCTCCATCTATGCGCGCGAGCTGATCGCCGAATTCGGCGTGAAGAAGATCATTCGCGTGGGTTCCTGCGGCGCGGTGCGTGACGATATCAAACTGCGTGACGTGGTGATCGGCATGGGCGCGTGCACCGACTCCAAGGTGAACCGTCTGCGCTTCAAGGACAACGACTACGCGGCGATCGCCGACTTCGACATGGTGCGCAACGCGGTCGACGCCGCGGCGGCGCAGGGCATTCCGGCGCGCGTGGGCAACATCTTCTCTGCCGATCTGTTCTATACCCCGGATCCGGACATGTTCCAGGTGATGAAGAAGTACGGCATCCTGGGCGTGGAAATGGAAGCGGCCGGCATCTACGGCGTGGCGGCGGAGCTGTATGAAGAGTTCGGCTGTAAAGCGCTGACCATCTGCACCGTGTCTGACCACATCCTGCGTCACGAAGCGACCACTGCAGCGGAACGCCAGACCACCTTTAACGAAATGATCGTTATCGCGCTGGAATCCGTACTGCTGGGCGACAAAGCCTAA
- a CDS encoding YtjB family periplasmic protein → MARAKLKFRLHRTAIILICLALLVLLMQGASYFSLSHQMARSEQVEELAQTLTKQVAYSLAPLLDDDGNNPRIDAILKQLTDHSRILDVSVYQLDGTLVSHAGEQISIRDRLSLDGKRAGSYFNHQLVESIQGKDGPIGFIRITLDTHVLATESKQVDNTTNLLRLMILLALAIGIILARTLLQHRRSRWQQSPYLLTANTPLAEGNTVEDDEEDAPENKQEAPKKE, encoded by the coding sequence ATGGCCCGCGCTAAACTGAAATTTCGCCTGCACCGCACCGCTATTATCCTGATTTGCCTGGCTTTGCTGGTGTTGCTGATGCAGGGCGCCTCTTATTTTAGCCTGAGTCACCAAATGGCGCGATCCGAGCAGGTTGAAGAGCTGGCGCAGACGCTGACCAAACAGGTCGCCTACAGCCTGGCGCCGCTGCTGGACGACGACGGCAACAACCCGCGCATCGACGCCATCCTCAAGCAGCTCACCGATCACAGCCGCATTCTCGACGTCAGCGTTTATCAGCTGGACGGCACACTGGTCTCCCACGCCGGGGAACAGATAAGTATACGCGATCGCCTGTCGCTCGACGGCAAACGCGCCGGCAGCTACTTCAACCACCAGTTGGTCGAGTCTATTCAGGGCAAAGACGGCCCGATCGGCTTTATCCGTATCACCCTCGACACCCACGTGCTGGCGACCGAATCCAAACAGGTGGACAACACCACCAACCTGCTGCGTCTGATGATCCTGCTGGCGCTGGCGATCGGTATCATTCTGGCGCGCACCCTGCTGCAACACCGCCGCAGCCGCTGGCAGCAGTCGCCGTACCTGTTGACCGCCAACACGCCGTTGGCAGAAGGCAATACCGTGGAAGACGACGAAGAGGATGCGCCGGAGAACAAGCAGGAAGCGCCGAAGAAAGAGTGA
- the serB gene encoding phosphoserine phosphatase → MSNSLTYCDLPAEISQWPGLPLSLSGDEVMPLDYRAGNTGWLLYGRKLDKARITQFQRKLGAAMVIVTAWGVDDYQVVRLAGTLTPRAKLLAAENGLDVAPLGKIPHLRTPGLLVMDMDSTAIEIECIDEIAKLAGVGEQVAEVTERAMRGELDFTASLRQRVGTLKGADANILKQVRDELPLMPGLTSLVGKLQAMGWHVAIASGGFTYYAEHLRNRLRLVAAAANELEIRDGKLTGEVLGPVVDAQFKADTLLRLAEKLEIPLAQTVAIGDGANDLKMMQAAGLGIAYHAKPKVYEKAQVAIRHADLMGVLCILTGSLKHEVR, encoded by the coding sequence ATGTCAAACAGTCTGACCTATTGCGATCTTCCGGCGGAGATCTCTCAATGGCCGGGTCTTCCCCTTTCGCTTAGCGGCGACGAAGTGATGCCGCTCGATTACCGGGCGGGCAATACCGGGTGGCTGTTGTACGGCAGAAAACTGGACAAGGCGCGCATTACCCAATTCCAACGCAAGCTCGGCGCGGCGATGGTGATCGTCACCGCCTGGGGCGTGGACGACTATCAGGTGGTGCGGTTGGCGGGCACCCTGACGCCGCGCGCCAAGCTGCTGGCGGCGGAGAACGGGCTGGACGTGGCGCCGCTCGGCAAGATCCCGCACCTGCGCACGCCGGGGCTGCTGGTGATGGACATGGATTCGACGGCGATCGAGATCGAATGCATCGATGAGATCGCCAAGCTGGCGGGCGTCGGCGAGCAGGTGGCGGAAGTCACCGAACGCGCGATGCGCGGCGAGCTGGACTTTACCGCCAGTCTGCGTCAGCGCGTCGGCACGCTGAAAGGGGCCGACGCCAACATCCTCAAACAGGTGCGCGACGAGCTGCCGCTGATGCCGGGGCTGACCAGCCTGGTGGGCAAACTGCAGGCGATGGGCTGGCATGTGGCGATCGCCTCCGGCGGCTTCACCTACTACGCCGAACATCTGCGCAACCGGCTGCGGCTGGTGGCGGCGGCGGCCAATGAGCTGGAGATCCGCGACGGCAAGTTGACCGGCGAAGTGCTGGGGCCGGTGGTGGACGCGCAGTTCAAAGCCGATACGCTGCTGCGGCTGGCGGAGAAGCTGGAGATCCCGCTGGCGCAAACCGTGGCCATCGGCGACGGTGCCAACGATTTGAAAATGATGCAGGCGGCGGGGTTGGGCATCGCCTACCACGCCAAACCGAAAGTATATGAAAAAGCGCAGGTGGCGATCCGGCATGCGGATCTGATGGGCGTGCTGTGCATTCTCACCGGCAGCCTGAAACACGAAGTGCGATAA
- the radA gene encoding DNA repair protein RadA yields MAKAAKRAFVCNECGADYPRWQGQCSACHAWNTITEVRLAASPAAARNDRLSGYAGDAGVSKVQKLSEISLEALPRFTTGFLEFDRVLGGGVVPGSAILIGGNPGAGKSTLLLQVLCKLSEQMKTLYVTGEESLQQVAMRAHRLGLPTGGLNMLSETSIEQICLIAEQEQPKLMVIDSIQVMHMADIQSSPGSVAQVRETAAYLTRFAKTRGVAIVMVGHVTKDGSLAGPKVLEHCIDCSVLLDGDADSRFRTLRSHKNRFGAVNELGVFAMTEQGLREVSNPSAIFLSRGDEVTSGSSVMVVWEGTRPLLVEIQALVDHSMMSNPRRVAVGLEQNRLAILLAVLHRHGGLQMSDQDVFVNVVGGVKVSETSADLALLMSLVSSLRDRPLPNDLVVFGEVGLAGEIRPVPSGQERISEAAKHGFKRAIVPHGNMPKKPPANMQVFGVKKLADALDVLEEFY; encoded by the coding sequence GTGGCAAAAGCGGCAAAACGGGCATTTGTGTGCAATGAGTGCGGGGCGGACTATCCGCGTTGGCAGGGGCAGTGCAGCGCCTGCCATGCCTGGAACACCATCACGGAAGTGCGTTTGGCCGCGTCACCCGCAGCGGCGCGCAACGATCGCCTCAGCGGCTATGCCGGCGACGCCGGCGTCAGCAAGGTGCAGAAGCTGTCGGAAATCAGCCTTGAGGCGCTGCCGCGCTTCACCACCGGCTTTCTCGAGTTCGACCGCGTGCTGGGCGGCGGTGTGGTGCCCGGCAGCGCGATTCTGATCGGCGGTAACCCCGGCGCCGGCAAGAGCACCCTGTTGCTGCAGGTGTTGTGCAAGCTGTCTGAACAGATGAAAACCCTGTATGTCACCGGCGAGGAGTCGCTGCAGCAGGTAGCGATGCGCGCTCACCGTCTGGGGCTGCCGACCGGCGGCCTGAACATGCTGTCGGAAACCAGCATCGAGCAGATCTGCCTGATCGCCGAGCAGGAGCAGCCGAAGCTGATGGTGATCGACTCGATTCAGGTGATGCACATGGCGGACATTCAGTCCTCGCCGGGCAGCGTGGCGCAGGTGCGTGAAACCGCCGCCTACCTGACGCGCTTCGCCAAGACGCGCGGTGTGGCGATCGTGATGGTCGGCCACGTCACCAAAGACGGCTCGTTGGCCGGGCCGAAAGTGCTGGAACACTGTATCGACTGTTCGGTATTGCTGGACGGCGACGCCGATTCCCGCTTCCGCACCCTGCGCAGCCACAAAAACCGCTTTGGCGCGGTCAACGAGCTGGGGGTGTTCGCCATGACCGAGCAGGGGCTGCGCGAAGTCAGCAACCCTTCGGCGATTTTCCTCAGCCGCGGCGATGAAGTTACCTCCGGCAGCTCGGTGATGGTGGTGTGGGAAGGCACCCGGCCGCTGCTGGTGGAGATCCAGGCGCTGGTGGATCACTCGATGATGTCCAACCCGCGCCGCGTGGCGGTGGGCCTGGAACAGAACCGCCTGGCGATCCTGCTGGCGGTGCTGCATCGACACGGCGGGCTGCAGATGTCGGATCAAGACGTGTTCGTCAACGTGGTCGGCGGGGTGAAGGTCAGCGAGACCAGCGCCGATCTGGCGTTGCTGATGTCGTTGGTTTCAAGCCTGCGCGATCGGCCATTGCCGAACGATCTGGTGGTGTTCGGCGAAGTGGGGCTGGCGGGAGAGATTCGTCCGGTGCCGAGCGGTCAGGAACGCATCTCCGAAGCGGCCAAGCACGGCTTTAAGCGCGCCATCGTGCCGCACGGCAATATGCCGAAAAAGCCGCCGGCCAACATGCAGGTGTTCGGGGTCAAGAAGCTGGCGGACGCACTGGACGTGCTGGAAGAGTTTTATTAA
- the nadR gene encoding multifunctional transcriptional regulator/nicotinamide-nucleotide adenylyltransferase/ribosylnicotinamide kinase NadR, which translates to MPQFDYLKTSIKQKGCTLQQVADASGMTKGYLSQLLNDKIKSPSAQKLEALHRFLGLEFPRKEVKVGVVFGKFYPLHTGHIYLIQRACSQVDELHVILCHDEPRDRELFENSSMSQQPTVSDRLRWLLQTFKYQKNIHIHSFDEQGIEPYPHGWNVWSDGMKAFMEQKGIVPSFIYSSEAQDAPRYREHLGIETILVDPERSFMNISGNQIRQDPFRYWDYIPTEVKPFFVRTVAILGGESSGKSTLVNKLANIFNTTSAWEYGRDYVFSHLGGDEMALQYSDYDKIALGQAQYVDFAVKYANKVAFIDTDFVTTQAFCKKYEGREHPFVQALIDEYRFDLVILLENNTPWVADGLRSLGSTADRLAFQRLLEEMLRANNIEYVHVESSDYEERFLRCVELVQQLLAADAGRLSAPASRHAAG; encoded by the coding sequence ATGCCGCAATTTGATTACCTGAAGACGTCCATCAAGCAAAAAGGCTGTACTTTGCAGCAGGTGGCGGATGCCAGTGGCATGACCAAAGGCTATCTCAGCCAGCTGTTGAACGACAAGATCAAAAGCCCGAGCGCGCAAAAGCTGGAGGCGCTGCACCGTTTTCTCGGGCTTGAGTTCCCGCGCAAAGAGGTCAAAGTCGGTGTGGTGTTTGGTAAATTTTACCCGCTGCACACCGGCCACATCTATCTGATCCAGCGCGCCTGCAGCCAGGTGGATGAGCTGCACGTCATTTTGTGCCACGACGAGCCGCGCGACCGCGAACTGTTCGAGAACAGTTCGATGTCGCAACAGCCGACGGTCAGCGATCGCCTGCGCTGGCTGCTGCAGACCTTCAAGTACCAGAAAAACATCCATATCCACTCATTCGACGAGCAGGGCATCGAACCCTACCCGCACGGCTGGAACGTATGGAGCGATGGCATGAAGGCCTTTATGGAACAGAAGGGCATCGTGCCGAGCTTCATCTATTCCAGCGAAGCGCAGGATGCGCCGCGTTACCGCGAGCATCTGGGCATCGAAACCATTCTGGTCGACCCCGAGCGTTCGTTCATGAACATCAGTGGCAATCAGATCCGCCAGGATCCGTTCCGCTATTGGGATTACATCCCGACCGAGGTGAAGCCGTTCTTCGTGCGTACCGTGGCGATCCTCGGCGGCGAGTCGAGCGGCAAGTCGACGCTGGTCAACAAACTGGCCAACATCTTCAACACCACCAGCGCCTGGGAATATGGCCGCGACTATGTGTTTTCGCATCTGGGCGGCGACGAGATGGCGCTGCAGTACTCCGACTATGACAAAATCGCCCTCGGGCAGGCGCAATACGTGGATTTTGCGGTCAAGTACGCCAACAAGGTGGCGTTTATCGATACCGATTTCGTCACCACCCAGGCGTTTTGCAAAAAGTACGAAGGGCGTGAACACCCCTTCGTGCAGGCGCTGATCGACGAATACCGTTTCGATCTGGTGATCCTGCTGGAAAACAATACGCCGTGGGTGGCGGACGGCCTGCGCAGCCTCGGCAGCACCGCCGATCGGCTGGCGTTCCAGCGCCTGCTGGAGGAGATGCTGCGCGCCAACAATATCGAGTATGTGCACGTTGAATCCAGCGATTACGAGGAGCGTTTCCTGCGCTGCGTCGAGCTGGTGCAACAGCTGCTGGCGGCGGACGCCGGCCGGTTGAGCGCGCCCGCTTCTCGCCACGCCGCAGGCTGA
- a CDS encoding glycosyltransferase family 39 protein yields the protein MSYRLLALWLVCYAAAWTLLTVHLDPTLPYDAVEALNWGLNGEWGSPKNPWLVGAAMHPAIWLSWLPLNVYWYGGHFIAIAIGMLGVWLLARRLSGSTSLAWMALLTLNLSGIINFDIIPYNDNYLLVMLWPWMALFFHMAISRSANWWPAFALVAGLAMMAKYSTFAFVYFAALSTLFVPQVRRCYRQPQFYLAVAIWLALVLPNVVWLWNHDFAAFKWVDSQIKMQLNLDMLQSLLLVFYPSLVLWWILRRSGAVLAWPKALPMRVLLWIYLLPLGIITFWFSFNVGGRLTEWLQPFFMLAPALLVGCVRQPPVRSLRAATIGLMCAALAVYLGYAAVMVGNVRNAGQKMVGIKAFSSEVEQHWRERYGVDLRYVGGEYLSQWMTVYADSRPQTITRWSNHARPNIYNANISYPQIAQHGVALFGRLGDDCAHSDFGGELAHWPKMRLDWQQNMTFRSDPHADEQRLCVGFVRPQ from the coding sequence ATGTCTTATCGCTTACTTGCTCTCTGGTTGGTCTGCTATGCCGCAGCCTGGACGCTGCTGACGGTTCATCTTGATCCTACCCTGCCTTACGACGCCGTCGAGGCGCTCAACTGGGGCCTCAACGGCGAGTGGGGCTCACCGAAAAACCCGTGGCTGGTCGGTGCGGCGATGCATCCGGCGATTTGGCTGTCGTGGCTGCCGCTAAACGTTTACTGGTATGGCGGGCACTTCATCGCCATCGCCATCGGCATGTTGGGCGTCTGGCTGTTGGCGCGACGCCTGAGTGGCAGCACCTCGCTGGCCTGGATGGCGCTGCTGACGCTCAACCTGTCCGGCATCATCAATTTCGACATCATTCCCTATAACGACAATTACCTGTTGGTGATGCTGTGGCCGTGGATGGCGCTGTTCTTCCATATGGCGATCTCCCGTTCGGCCAATTGGTGGCCGGCCTTCGCGTTGGTCGCCGGTCTGGCGATGATGGCCAAGTACTCGACCTTCGCCTTCGTTTACTTCGCGGCGCTGTCGACGTTGTTCGTGCCGCAGGTTCGCCGCTGCTATCGCCAGCCGCAGTTCTATCTGGCGGTGGCGATCTGGTTGGCGCTGGTGCTGCCGAACGTGGTATGGCTGTGGAATCACGACTTCGCCGCCTTCAAGTGGGTCGATTCGCAGATCAAGATGCAGCTCAATCTCGACATGCTGCAGTCGCTGCTGCTGGTGTTCTATCCGTCGCTGGTGCTGTGGTGGATCCTGCGCCGTAGCGGGGCGGTGCTGGCCTGGCCGAAGGCGTTGCCGATGCGGGTGCTGCTGTGGATCTATCTGCTGCCGCTCGGCATCATCACCTTCTGGTTTTCCTTCAACGTCGGCGGCCGGCTGACCGAGTGGCTGCAGCCGTTCTTCATGCTGGCGCCCGCGCTGCTGGTCGGCTGCGTGCGTCAACCGCCGGTGCGTTCGCTGCGCGCGGCGACTATTGGGCTGATGTGCGCGGCGCTGGCGGTCTATCTGGGGTATGCCGCAGTGATGGTGGGCAACGTGCGCAACGCCGGCCAGAAGATGGTGGGCATCAAGGCCTTCAGCAGTGAAGTGGAACAGCATTGGCGGGAGCGCTACGGCGTCGATCTGCGCTACGTCGGCGGTGAGTATCTGTCGCAATGGATGACGGTGTATGCCGATTCCCGGCCACAAACCATTACGCGCTGGTCCAATCATGCGCGGCCAAATATCTACAACGCCAACATCAGCTATCCGCAGATTGCCCAGCATGGCGTCGCCCTGTTCGGCCGGTTGGGTGACGATTGCGCGCACAGCGATTTCGGCGGGGAGCTGGCCCACTGGCCGAAGATGCGCCTCGACTGGCAGCAGAACATGACGTTCCGTTCCGATCCGCACGCCGATGAGCAACGGCTATGCGTCGGGTTCGTGCGGCCGCAGTAA
- a CDS encoding zinc-binding alcohol dehydrogenase family protein gives MSIKAIAVDPQNPAGFIEISPEMPVPGQYDLLVEVKAVSVNPVDTKVHAGLQKSGLQQPRILGWDASGVVVSAGSSVSGFKPGDEVWYAGDITRPGSNSSHQLIDSRIAAHKPRSLNWAESAAMPLTALTAWEALFEHLNIQDAPEHKTLLIIGGAGGVGSLAIPLAALRSKVKVIATASRPESAAWCLERGADLVVDYRDLKGNLAQHGIEQVDYILCLNDTDGHWPAMAELVAPLGHICTIVENAQPLDQNALKLKSAALHWEFMFTRSMFTTPDIAQQGKILQQVAQLLDDGKLNTTLSETLHGLTVETLTAAHQQLLGGHMQGKLVIAY, from the coding sequence ATGTCGATAAAAGCCATTGCCGTAGACCCGCAGAACCCTGCCGGTTTCATCGAAATCTCACCGGAGATGCCGGTTCCCGGCCAGTACGATCTGCTGGTGGAAGTGAAAGCGGTGTCGGTTAACCCGGTGGATACTAAAGTGCACGCCGGCCTGCAGAAAAGCGGCCTGCAGCAGCCGCGCATTCTCGGCTGGGACGCCAGCGGCGTCGTGGTGAGCGCAGGCAGCAGCGTCAGCGGCTTCAAGCCCGGCGATGAAGTGTGGTACGCCGGCGACATCACCCGCCCCGGCAGCAACAGCAGCCACCAACTGATCGACTCACGCATCGCCGCGCACAAACCGCGCAGCCTGAACTGGGCCGAGTCCGCCGCCATGCCGCTGACCGCCCTCACCGCCTGGGAGGCGCTGTTCGAGCACCTGAACATTCAGGACGCGCCGGAGCACAAGACGTTGCTGATCATCGGCGGCGCCGGCGGCGTAGGCTCGTTGGCGATCCCGCTGGCCGCGCTGCGCAGCAAGGTGAAAGTGATCGCCACCGCCTCAAGGCCTGAATCCGCCGCCTGGTGCCTCGAACGCGGCGCCGATCTGGTGGTGGATTACCGCGATTTGAAGGGCAACCTGGCGCAGCACGGCATCGAGCAGGTGGATTACATCCTGTGTCTGAACGATACCGACGGCCATTGGCCGGCGATGGCCGAGCTGGTCGCGCCGCTGGGCCATATCTGCACCATCGTCGAGAACGCGCAGCCGCTGGACCAAAACGCGCTGAAGCTGAAGAGCGCCGCGCTGCACTGGGAGTTCATGTTCACCCGCAGCATGTTCACCACCCCGGACATCGCCCAGCAGGGCAAGATCCTGCAGCAGGTGGCGCAGCTGCTGGACGACGGCAAGCTGAACACCACGCTGAGCGAAACCCTGCACGGGCTGACGGTGGAAACGCTGACCGCCGCGCATCAACAACTGCTCGGCGGCCATATGCAAGGCAAGCTGGTTATTGCGTACTGA
- a CDS encoding LysR family transcriptional regulator, which translates to MEFKQLQDMALFALVAECGSFTAAAQRVGLPKSSVSQRISQLEQTLGLRLLNRTTRQLNLTFAGERYLEHCQAMMSAAERADLALQRLRDNPSGRLRISTPAGLGATLVARLAADFQRQYPDVSLEVSVSDAMVDLVQEGFDAALRTGKPQDSSLIGRRLGYAPRYLLAAPSYLAQHPPIEHPQQLQQHRCIAHRAWTAWNLRCGDDYYRWQLPLAHTTDNLLYARECAIAGAGITLLPAFLSREVVAQKLLVEVLSAWRAEGNELYLVYPSRKLNSPALACFIDVVLQHPAFDDYARELARE; encoded by the coding sequence ATGGAATTCAAACAGCTGCAGGACATGGCGCTGTTCGCGCTGGTGGCGGAATGCGGCAGCTTCACCGCCGCCGCGCAGCGTGTTGGGCTGCCGAAATCCAGCGTCAGCCAGCGTATCAGCCAGCTTGAGCAGACGCTGGGGCTACGGCTGCTCAATCGCACCACGCGCCAGTTAAATCTCACCTTCGCCGGCGAGCGCTATCTGGAGCATTGTCAGGCGATGATGTCCGCCGCCGAGCGGGCCGATCTGGCGCTGCAGCGGCTGCGCGATAACCCGAGCGGGCGCCTGCGCATCTCGACGCCGGCCGGGCTGGGCGCGACCCTGGTGGCGCGGCTGGCGGCGGATTTTCAACGCCAGTACCCGGACGTTTCGCTGGAGGTGTCGGTGTCCGACGCGATGGTGGATCTGGTGCAGGAAGGTTTCGACGCCGCGCTGCGCACCGGCAAGCCACAGGATTCTTCGCTGATCGGCCGCCGCCTCGGCTATGCGCCGCGCTATCTGCTGGCGGCGCCGTCCTATCTGGCGCAGCACCCGCCGATCGAACATCCGCAACAGCTGCAGCAGCACCGCTGCATCGCCCATCGCGCCTGGACGGCCTGGAACCTGCGTTGCGGCGACGATTACTACCGCTGGCAGTTGCCGCTGGCGCACACCACCGACAACCTGCTGTATGCGCGCGAATGCGCTATCGCCGGCGCCGGCATTACGCTGCTGCCGGCGTTTCTCAGCCGTGAGGTGGTGGCGCAGAAGCTGTTGGTGGAAGTGCTGTCGGCGTGGCGTGCAGAGGGCAACGAGCTGTATCTGGTCTACCCGAGCCGCAAGCTGAACTCCCCGGCGCTGGCCTGTTTCATTGATGTGGTGCTGCAGCACCCGGCGTTCGACGACTACGCGCGCGAGCTGGCGCGGGAGTGA
- a CDS encoding NADP-dependent oxidoreductase, whose translation MQNRQIILAKLPQGKLTLDCFQTREAPMPLPGPEEVLLRTLYVPLDAASRAWMQGVTYRSGLQAGDVMAATALAEVVESRSPLLAAGDLVLAETGWQTFAAVPAAGALKQSGIVPHTHLLSVYGVPGLTAYFGLLECGRPEAGETVVVSAAAGAVGMFAGQIARLRGCRTVGIAGGGAKTALLTDRLGFDAAIDYKKENLHDALRRSCPNGIDVLFDNVGGDILAASLPHMAKHGRIVCCGAVSQYDTASPPAAPAGIPGLLIVNSLTMRGFLLADFLHRQEQALAALAAWVTEEKLAIIEDLITGFELLPAALIGLLAGENRGKRIVQVARRAA comes from the coding sequence ATGCAGAATCGTCAAATCATCCTCGCTAAACTCCCGCAAGGAAAGCTGACCCTCGATTGTTTTCAGACTCGAGAGGCCCCCATGCCGCTCCCCGGCCCCGAAGAGGTGCTGTTGCGCACGCTTTACGTGCCACTGGATGCGGCCAGCAGAGCCTGGATGCAGGGCGTCACTTATCGTTCCGGATTGCAGGCGGGAGACGTCATGGCCGCAACCGCGCTGGCCGAAGTCGTCGAGTCGCGCTCTCCCCTGCTGGCCGCCGGAGATTTAGTGCTGGCGGAAACCGGCTGGCAAACCTTTGCGGCCGTACCGGCGGCTGGCGCGCTCAAGCAGTCGGGCATCGTTCCGCATACGCACTTGCTCAGCGTTTACGGCGTGCCTGGACTCACCGCTTACTTCGGTCTGCTGGAATGCGGACGCCCAGAGGCCGGTGAAACCGTCGTCGTATCTGCCGCCGCGGGGGCGGTAGGCATGTTCGCCGGACAAATCGCCCGGCTTCGCGGCTGCCGCACGGTGGGCATTGCCGGCGGCGGCGCCAAAACGGCTCTGCTGACGGACAGGCTGGGTTTCGACGCGGCGATAGATTATAAGAAGGAAAATCTGCATGACGCCCTGCGCCGCTCGTGTCCCAACGGCATCGATGTGCTGTTCGATAACGTCGGCGGCGATATTTTGGCGGCCAGCCTGCCGCATATGGCGAAGCATGGACGCATCGTTTGCTGCGGTGCGGTGTCGCAGTACGATACGGCCTCCCCGCCGGCAGCGCCTGCCGGGATACCCGGTTTGCTGATCGTCAACAGTTTGACGATGCGGGGATTCCTGTTGGCCGATTTCCTTCATCGGCAAGAACAGGCGTTGGCGGCACTCGCGGCCTGGGTCACTGAGGAAAAACTCGCAATTATCGAAGACCTGATCACCGGTTTCGAGCTGCTGCCCGCCGCACTGATCGGCCTGCTGGCGGGCGAAAATAGAGGGAAACGCATCGTTCAGGTGGCGCGGCGCGCCGCCTGA
- a CDS encoding SDR family NAD(P)-dependent oxidoreductase: protein MNRQVPLNSGFNATTTAADVLKDRQLAGMTALVTGGHSGLGLETTRALTQAGAKVIVAARDPVIAHTRLAIAGISNAEVYELDLADLSNIKGFTQQLLATDVHLDMLICGAGIMACPETRIGPGWEAQFAINHLGHYALVNHLWPALMGDARVVVISSSGHHASAIRWNDVQFHSGYDKWLAYGQSKTANALFALQLDKLGKNAGVRAFSLHPGMIPTPLQRYLSQEEMLALDWIDADGKPAHPEMLKTPQQGAATQVWAATSPQLNGLGGLYCEDCDVARRNDDNGFSFSGVKSYAVDPEQAQRLWKLSAQLTGVDAFGKI, encoded by the coding sequence ATGAACAGACAAGTGCCCCTCAACTCCGGCTTCAACGCTACCACCACCGCCGCCGACGTGCTCAAAGACCGTCAACTGGCCGGCATGACAGCGCTGGTGACCGGCGGTCATTCCGGCCTGGGGTTGGAAACGACTCGCGCTTTGACGCAGGCGGGGGCGAAGGTGATCGTCGCCGCCCGCGACCCCGTTATCGCCCACACGCGTCTGGCTATCGCCGGCATCAGCAACGCTGAGGTTTATGAGCTTGATTTGGCCGATCTGAGCAACATCAAAGGGTTCACGCAACAACTTCTGGCGACAGACGTCCACCTCGATATGTTGATCTGCGGCGCCGGCATCATGGCCTGTCCTGAAACCCGTATCGGCCCAGGCTGGGAGGCTCAATTCGCGATCAACCACCTGGGGCATTACGCTTTGGTGAACCACCTCTGGCCGGCGTTGATGGGCGACGCCCGCGTTGTCGTCATCTCATCTTCCGGTCACCATGCCAGCGCCATACGCTGGAATGACGTCCAATTTCACAGCGGCTATGACAAGTGGCTGGCCTATGGCCAATCGAAAACCGCTAACGCGCTCTTCGCCCTGCAGCTTGACAAGCTGGGGAAAAACGCTGGCGTGCGCGCCTTCTCGCTGCATCCCGGCATGATCCCAACGCCGCTGCAGCGCTATCTCTCGCAGGAAGAGATGCTCGCGTTGGACTGGATCGACGCCGACGGCAAACCCGCCCACCCGGAAATGCTGAAAACCCCGCAACAAGGCGCGGCAACCCAGGTTTGGGCGGCGACATCGCCTCAACTCAATGGCCTTGGCGGATTGTATTGCGAAGATTGCGATGTCGCCCGGCGCAACGATGACAACGGCTTTTCCTTCAGCGGCGTAAAAAGCTACGCCGTCGATCCTGAACAAGCCCAACGCCTGTGGAAACTGTCGGCGCAACTCACCGGTGTCGATGCCTTCGGCAAGATTTAA